From a region of the Geothrix sp. 21YS21S-2 genome:
- a CDS encoding MFS transporter, which yields MQHTKPFRFRRFLNWFPLGLTYATMYMGRYNFNIVKSDIGAWYHLDKWEMGIIATAGFWTYGLAVAINGPLADRIGGRRAILVGALGAASTNLLVGLLFLNGFTTKLLVSMSLLWSLNMYFQSFGALSVVKVNSTWFHVRERGIFGGIFGVMISSGYFLATSVGAWLLASFKSWTIIWFAPVVAMAVMVLVDYLLVRNRPSHAGLKDFDTGDGSNAHLAEDKPLPLKELLAKVIGNPVIIALIFAEFCTGFVRQGIMLYFTEYLEEVYHLSKRAALFGATGVAFMLGGIFGGLLCGWMSDRLFQSRRPPVAFIFYLAQVVMICLLGAALGRGTHGGQVWAITLLGLTAMFIFGVHGMLSGTASMDFGGRKAAATVAGALDGIQYIGSGLTGFGLGWVLKAYGWDGVGTAGHVPAHAWVWALCLIPFSLVGAAIMTTIWKARPAGAGH from the coding sequence ATGCAACATACGAAACCCTTCCGGTTCAGGCGTTTCCTGAACTGGTTCCCCCTTGGCCTCACCTACGCGACCATGTACATGGGCCGCTACAACTTCAATATCGTCAAGAGCGATATCGGAGCCTGGTACCACCTGGACAAGTGGGAGATGGGGATCATCGCCACGGCGGGCTTCTGGACCTACGGCCTGGCGGTGGCCATCAACGGGCCCCTGGCGGACCGTATCGGCGGCCGCCGGGCGATCCTCGTGGGGGCCCTGGGGGCCGCCTCGACCAACCTCCTGGTGGGACTCCTGTTCCTTAACGGTTTCACCACGAAGCTGCTGGTGTCCATGAGCCTCCTCTGGAGCCTCAACATGTATTTCCAAAGCTTCGGGGCCCTGAGCGTGGTCAAGGTGAACAGCACCTGGTTCCATGTGCGGGAGCGGGGGATCTTCGGGGGGATCTTCGGCGTCATGATCAGCTCGGGGTACTTCCTGGCCACCTCGGTCGGCGCCTGGCTCCTGGCCAGCTTCAAGAGCTGGACCATCATCTGGTTCGCGCCGGTGGTGGCCATGGCCGTCATGGTGCTCGTGGACTACCTGCTCGTTCGCAACCGGCCCAGCCACGCCGGGCTCAAGGACTTCGACACCGGCGACGGCAGCAACGCGCATCTGGCCGAAGACAAGCCGCTGCCTCTCAAGGAGCTGCTGGCCAAGGTCATCGGCAACCCGGTGATCATCGCCCTGATCTTCGCGGAGTTCTGCACGGGGTTCGTGCGCCAGGGGATCATGCTCTACTTCACGGAGTATCTGGAGGAGGTCTACCACCTCTCCAAGCGGGCGGCCCTGTTCGGCGCCACCGGTGTGGCCTTCATGCTGGGCGGGATCTTCGGCGGCCTGCTTTGCGGTTGGATGAGCGACCGGCTCTTCCAGAGCCGGCGGCCGCCCGTCGCCTTCATCTTCTACCTGGCGCAGGTGGTCATGATCTGCCTGCTGGGCGCGGCCCTGGGACGGGGCACCCACGGCGGCCAGGTGTGGGCCATCACCCTGCTGGGCCTCACCGCCATGTTCATCTTCGGCGTGCACGGGATGCTTAGCGGCACGGCCTCCATGGACTTCGGCGGCCGCAAGGCCGCGGCCACCGTGGCCGGGGCGCTGGACGGCATCCAGTACATCGGCTCGGGCCTCACCGGCTTCGGCCTGGGCTGGGTCCTGAAGGCCTACGGCTGGGACGGGGTGGGGACCGCGGGCCACGTGCCCGCCCACGCCTGGGTATGGGCCCTCTGCCTCATCCCCTTCAGCCTGGTGGGGGCGGCCATCATGACGACCATCTGGAAGGCCAGGCCCGCGGGGGCGGGCCATTGA
- a CDS encoding type II toxin-antitoxin system PemK/MazF family toxin, with amino-acid sequence MNPRRGEIWMLDFSPDHAGSEQRGFRPGIIIQCDEGNLAPGARTTILVPLTTRGRPFVFYIPIPAGPATGLQAASWANCTQVFTVDKSRLKARLGSAPAPALEAVGRALAATLDLGGHGERT; translated from the coding sequence GTGAACCCGCGGCGCGGGGAAATCTGGATGCTGGATTTCAGTCCGGACCACGCCGGGTCCGAGCAGCGGGGTTTCCGCCCGGGGATCATCATCCAGTGCGACGAGGGCAACCTGGCGCCGGGTGCGCGGACGACGATCCTCGTGCCCCTGACCACCCGGGGCCGCCCTTTCGTTTTCTACATTCCCATTCCCGCCGGCCCGGCCACGGGACTCCAGGCCGCCTCCTGGGCCAACTGCACGCAGGTGTTCACCGTGGACAAGTCTCGCCTGAAGGCCCGTTTGGGCTCCGCCCCCGCCCCGGCCCTGGAGGCGGTGGGCCGGGCTCTGGCCGCCACCCTGGACCTGGGAGGGCATGGCGAAAGGACCTGA
- a CDS encoding bifunctional UDP-sugar hydrolase/5'-nucleotidase: MERRTFLQALGAATAASRLPLLGQDAPGAGRITLLHTNDTHSRIEPFGPGSGNLTGRGGIARRATLIKQIRATTPNVLVLDAGDVFQGTPYFNEYKGFLDYRLMSMCGYDAGTLGNHDFDNGVDALVAAMSEAKFPFLNCNLDAKGAPALAARLRPHQVREFPGVKVGLTGLCVDFKGLVSPKNHLGVDWRDPVESLKPVVRHLREVEKVDLVVVLSHLGYDLHGYAMDDLHLARLVPGIDVIIGGHSHTFLDAPVKVGETEIFQVGFAGVNLGRMDFAVRNGVKVASSGMAVPVLV, encoded by the coding sequence ATGGAACGCCGCACCTTCCTCCAGGCCCTCGGGGCCGCGACCGCCGCCTCCCGCCTGCCCCTGCTGGGCCAGGACGCCCCGGGCGCGGGCCGGATCACCCTTCTGCACACCAACGACACCCACTCCCGCATCGAGCCCTTCGGACCCGGCAGCGGCAACCTCACCGGCCGCGGGGGCATCGCCCGCCGCGCCACCCTGATCAAACAGATCCGCGCAACCACCCCCAACGTCCTGGTGCTCGACGCCGGAGACGTCTTCCAGGGCACCCCCTACTTCAACGAGTACAAGGGTTTCCTTGACTACCGCCTCATGAGCATGTGCGGCTACGACGCGGGCACCCTGGGCAACCACGACTTCGACAACGGCGTGGACGCCCTGGTGGCGGCCATGTCGGAAGCGAAGTTTCCCTTCCTGAACTGCAACCTCGACGCCAAGGGCGCCCCCGCCCTGGCGGCGCGCCTGCGTCCCCACCAGGTGCGCGAGTTCCCGGGGGTCAAGGTCGGCCTCACCGGCCTGTGCGTCGACTTCAAGGGCCTCGTCTCGCCCAAGAACCACCTGGGCGTCGACTGGCGGGACCCCGTGGAGTCCCTCAAGCCCGTGGTCAGGCACCTGCGCGAAGTGGAGAAGGTGGACCTGGTGGTGGTGCTCAGCCACCTGGGCTACGACCTCCACGGCTACGCCATGGATGACCTGCACCTGGCCAGGCTGGTCCCCGGCATCGACGTCATCATCGGCGGCCACAGCCACACGTTCCTGGACGCCCCGGTGAAGGTGGGCGAGACGGAGATCTTCCAGGTGGGCTTTGCCGGCGTGAACCTGGGGCGCATGGACTTCGCGGTGCGAAACGGCGTGAAGGTGGCGTCCTCGGGCATGGCGGTGCCGGTATTGGTCTGA
- a CDS encoding GNAT family N-acetyltransferase → MPRLILHKDLRDVEGLWTSMYGDGRDYTPFQAFDYCRVVGKFFHLSTRHLYRNVIYEVRDDADRTVLLLPLHIGRAAMAGKAFLWGEFSQAGYLEGLTSDGVKPGDLRFALEAIADGRPTEFIFSRVRAGSRMDRLIEAAWTPEEYDRKALPCAHIPLGGGYEAYLGRLSKGYRQKLRASVRHLEADGRTWEVRTFLDQPMPFSTQLRLFDIYWRRMTEKGVNFKARKYFPYFMRRWFNPTILALSRLPNTFYAILYIDRSVAGFCAGFRAGDGSITLPFLAMEGAFGKYSPGGLLINGTLKHLIETTDTPVFDLSRGNERYKFDYGGVQHINHCYTIPVVRSPGPA, encoded by the coding sequence ATGCCACGGCTCATACTGCACAAGGACCTGCGTGACGTCGAAGGCCTGTGGACGTCCATGTACGGCGATGGCCGGGACTACACGCCGTTCCAGGCCTTCGACTACTGCCGCGTCGTGGGGAAGTTCTTCCATCTCTCCACCCGGCATCTCTACCGCAATGTCATCTACGAGGTGCGGGACGACGCGGACCGCACCGTGCTGCTTCTGCCCCTCCACATAGGCCGGGCCGCCATGGCGGGCAAGGCCTTCCTCTGGGGCGAGTTCTCCCAGGCGGGCTACCTGGAGGGGCTCACCAGCGACGGCGTCAAGCCCGGAGACCTGCGCTTCGCCCTCGAGGCCATCGCGGACGGCCGCCCCACGGAGTTCATTTTCAGCCGGGTCCGGGCCGGAAGCCGCATGGACCGCCTGATCGAGGCGGCCTGGACGCCGGAGGAATATGACCGGAAGGCGCTGCCCTGCGCCCACATCCCCCTGGGCGGAGGTTACGAGGCCTACCTGGGCCGTCTCAGCAAAGGGTACCGGCAGAAGCTTCGGGCCTCGGTCCGGCATCTGGAGGCCGACGGCCGCACCTGGGAGGTGAGGACCTTCCTCGACCAGCCCATGCCTTTCTCCACGCAATTGCGTCTGTTCGACATCTACTGGCGACGCATGACGGAAAAGGGAGTCAACTTCAAGGCGCGGAAGTACTTCCCCTACTTCATGCGGAGGTGGTTCAACCCGACCATCCTGGCCCTGAGCCGGCTGCCGAACACCTTCTACGCGATCCTCTACATCGACCGGTCCGTCGCCGGGTTCTGCGCCGGCTTCCGGGCGGGGGACGGATCGATCACGCTGCCCTTCCTGGCCATGGAGGGGGCGTTCGGGAAGTACAGCCCGGGCGGGCTGCTGATCAACGGCACGCTCAAGCACCTCATCGAGACCACCGACACCCCCGTCTTCGACCTGTCCCGGGGCAACGAGCGGTACAAGTTCGACTACGGGGGCGTCCAGCACATCAACCACTGCTACACCATCCCGGTGGTCAGATCTCCCGGGCCAGCTTGA
- a CDS encoding lipopolysaccharide assembly protein LapB: MSWLEDRIRSAARFTLGATLPFLGLLLLGLAGVLLLVLPAPGLGLLAWPAAAFLLANALYGLRLALKSFPRPPGRVLKPGEAPALDERLEAAREAWQGPRSPQVILAPDAWSVELTGVPMAGMFGWSRYHWHVGIYPLLALSLRELDAVAEWEAVFWSDYQGWLNLQVKRLASYWYRVHLHIETSMRNGALGWPRWCTAFLRPYTRWVVASYQPFLAREFIRTDRAIAEKHGTPTLVRALCRLAILQPLVARRVFADWDACLDTGVPLPADLHRHLGEVLAACPEGAEGMLELALDGLQKEAPPLLRLRLDYLQAKAQVPMPPAGHAYRRLLEGTKVAEEVEGAWKARMLACAEEAARSWAEDATRYRDLAGALEGTFPDHPDALEYLKLAYEHAPWPRFDAALEMYRAANRNCVETSFLSIRRALDRGRDSAAVFEARELIHRDPALAPACHELLAYHLRARGDRKNADKEWDRALRAAALVEKVQGERMGVSLLDALESHHCSPSALQEIQRVCLSDARVAEAHLVRKKLLFHAERPVLLLVVRWKGSWWDPFGRKRLAFQRELQDACPFPPEATGFIQVAGRASLWRFEGKLRRLNGLIFRR; this comes from the coding sequence ATGAGCTGGCTCGAGGATCGCATCCGCTCCGCCGCACGCTTCACCCTGGGCGCCACCCTGCCGTTCCTGGGCCTGCTTCTCCTGGGCCTTGCGGGGGTTCTTCTCCTGGTCCTCCCGGCCCCGGGCCTGGGGCTCCTGGCCTGGCCTGCCGCCGCCTTCCTCCTGGCCAACGCCCTCTACGGCCTGCGCCTTGCGCTCAAGAGCTTCCCCCGGCCCCCGGGCCGCGTCCTGAAGCCCGGGGAGGCCCCAGCCCTGGACGAGCGCCTGGAGGCGGCCCGGGAGGCCTGGCAGGGGCCCCGGTCGCCCCAGGTGATCCTGGCTCCCGACGCCTGGAGCGTGGAACTCACCGGCGTACCCATGGCCGGCATGTTCGGGTGGAGCCGGTACCACTGGCATGTCGGCATCTATCCCCTGCTGGCCCTGAGCCTCCGTGAGCTGGACGCCGTGGCCGAGTGGGAGGCGGTCTTCTGGTCGGACTACCAGGGCTGGCTGAACCTGCAGGTGAAGCGGCTGGCCTCCTACTGGTACCGGGTCCACCTCCACATCGAGACCTCGATGCGCAACGGCGCCCTGGGTTGGCCCAGGTGGTGCACCGCCTTCCTGCGCCCCTACACCCGGTGGGTGGTGGCGAGCTACCAGCCCTTCCTGGCCCGAGAGTTCATCCGCACGGACCGGGCCATCGCCGAGAAGCACGGCACGCCCACCCTGGTGCGGGCCCTGTGCCGCCTGGCCATCCTGCAACCCCTGGTGGCCCGCAGGGTCTTCGCCGACTGGGACGCCTGCCTGGATACCGGCGTCCCCCTGCCCGCGGATCTCCACCGCCACCTGGGCGAGGTGCTCGCCGCCTGCCCCGAAGGCGCCGAAGGCATGCTGGAACTGGCGCTGGATGGCCTCCAGAAGGAGGCGCCGCCCCTGCTGCGCTTGCGCCTGGACTACCTGCAGGCCAAGGCCCAGGTCCCCATGCCCCCCGCCGGCCACGCCTACCGCCGGCTCCTGGAAGGCACGAAGGTGGCCGAGGAGGTGGAAGGGGCCTGGAAGGCCCGGATGCTGGCCTGCGCCGAGGAGGCGGCCCGCAGCTGGGCGGAGGACGCCACGCGCTACCGGGACCTCGCCGGGGCCCTGGAGGGCACCTTCCCGGACCATCCCGACGCCCTGGAATACCTGAAGCTCGCGTACGAACACGCCCCTTGGCCCCGGTTCGACGCGGCCCTGGAGATGTACCGGGCGGCCAACCGGAACTGCGTGGAAACCTCCTTCCTGTCCATCCGCCGCGCCCTGGACCGCGGCCGGGACAGCGCCGCGGTTTTCGAGGCCCGGGAGCTGATCCACCGCGACCCGGCCCTGGCCCCGGCCTGCCACGAACTGCTGGCCTACCACCTGCGGGCCCGGGGCGACCGGAAGAACGCCGACAAGGAGTGGGACCGGGCCCTTCGCGCCGCGGCCCTGGTGGAGAAGGTTCAGGGCGAGCGCATGGGCGTCTCGCTGCTGGATGCCCTGGAATCCCACCACTGCAGCCCCTCGGCGCTGCAGGAGATCCAGCGGGTGTGCCTGTCCGACGCCCGGGTCGCCGAAGCCCACCTGGTGCGCAAGAAGCTCCTCTTCCACGCCGAACGTCCCGTGCTTCTCCTGGTGGTCCGCTGGAAGGGCTCCTGGTGGGATCCCTTCGGGCGCAAGAGGCTGGCCTTCCAGCGGGAACTCCAGGACGCCTGCCCGTTCCCACCGGAGGCGACGGGTTTCATCCAGGTGGCCGGGCGGGCTTCCCTGTGGCGGTTCGAAGGGAAGCTGCGAAGGCTGAACGGGCTCATTTTCCGGAGGTGA
- a CDS encoding 5'-nucleotidase C-terminal domain-containing protein, producing MILGTWALGLALVAQTPAPRMDLASATAVGPAVADDPEVAKVLAPLADKIHASFGRVLGTSPNGIGKARTVGDNPLGFFLADVMREGATKVAKAEVRFAFTNTGGLRRNINPGDVKVQDIYEVLPFDNELVIAEYTGAEVIQIIKEGIQRRGGEPFSGARASVTGTPGHPVVSITWSDGTAIDPAATVMVATTDYLLANGDGTPTLKIGRNVQLTGQPVRQLVIDVCERLGKEHKPIQPEEGARYIYSPEIAAALKASTFKF from the coding sequence ATGATTCTAGGAACCTGGGCCCTGGGCCTCGCCCTGGTGGCGCAGACCCCCGCGCCCCGCATGGACCTGGCTTCGGCGACCGCGGTGGGGCCGGCGGTGGCCGACGACCCGGAGGTGGCCAAGGTCCTCGCCCCCCTCGCCGACAAGATCCACGCCAGCTTCGGCCGCGTGCTGGGGACCTCCCCCAACGGCATCGGCAAGGCCAGGACCGTCGGGGACAACCCCCTGGGCTTCTTCCTGGCCGATGTCATGCGCGAAGGCGCCACCAAGGTGGCCAAGGCCGAAGTCCGGTTCGCCTTCACCAACACCGGCGGGCTCCGGCGCAACATCAACCCCGGCGACGTGAAGGTCCAGGACATCTACGAGGTGCTGCCCTTCGACAACGAGCTGGTGATCGCCGAGTACACCGGCGCCGAGGTCATCCAGATCATCAAGGAAGGCATCCAGCGCCGCGGCGGCGAGCCCTTCTCGGGCGCCCGGGCCTCGGTGACCGGCACTCCCGGGCATCCGGTCGTCTCCATCACCTGGAGCGACGGCACCGCCATCGATCCTGCCGCCACCGTCATGGTCGCCACCACGGACTACCTCCTGGCCAACGGGGACGGCACGCCCACCCTGAAGATCGGGCGGAACGTCCAGCTCACGGGCCAGCCGGTGCGCCAGCTGGTCATCGACGTGTGCGAGCGCCTGGGCAAGGAGCACAAGCCCATCCAGCCCGAGGAAGGCGCCCGCTACATCTACTCCCCCGAAATCGCCGCGGCCCTCAAGGCCTCGACCTTCAAGTTCTAG
- a CDS encoding pyridoxal phosphate-dependent aminotransferase family protein, whose amino-acid sequence MGIYPYHRVIETGQATEVMVDGQKQLMLGSNSYLELTTHPRVKERALEAIEVYGTGCAGSRFLNGTLPIHVELEHRLAALVGKEAALVFPTGFQTNTGVISSLVHKGEYIVGDKYIHACIMDGCMLSHGTLVRYDHNNMADLEEKLSRIPAQAPKLIVTDGVFSMEGDICDLPGIVNLAQRYGAQVMVDDAHGIGVLGPGGRGTAAHFGLTDQVDLIMGTFSKSLAAIGGFIAGSAKAINYLQHVARPYMFSASASPASVAAVLGALEVMESEPERIARLWENARFLKKGFDEIGFDTGKSETPVIPIMVGEFDTCMKMWLYLKEAGIFVNPVVPPGVPPGRSLIRISVTAGHTREQLEWALDIFQKAGRHFGLLEQGA is encoded by the coding sequence ATGGGCATCTATCCGTACCACCGGGTCATCGAAACGGGCCAGGCCACCGAGGTGATGGTCGACGGGCAGAAGCAGCTGATGCTGGGGTCCAATTCCTACCTGGAGCTCACCACCCATCCCCGGGTCAAGGAGCGCGCCCTGGAGGCCATCGAGGTGTACGGCACCGGCTGCGCCGGCTCCCGCTTCCTCAACGGGACCCTGCCCATCCACGTCGAACTGGAGCACAGGCTTGCGGCCCTCGTGGGGAAGGAGGCGGCCCTGGTCTTTCCCACCGGCTTCCAGACCAACACCGGGGTCATCTCCAGCCTGGTGCACAAGGGCGAGTACATCGTCGGCGACAAGTACATCCATGCCTGCATCATGGACGGCTGCATGCTCAGCCATGGGACCCTGGTGCGCTACGACCACAACAACATGGCCGACCTGGAGGAGAAGCTCAGCCGGATCCCGGCCCAGGCCCCCAAGCTCATCGTCACCGACGGCGTCTTCTCCATGGAGGGCGACATCTGCGACCTCCCCGGCATCGTGAATCTGGCCCAGCGCTACGGCGCCCAGGTGATGGTGGACGACGCCCACGGCATCGGCGTGCTCGGCCCCGGCGGCCGGGGCACCGCGGCCCACTTCGGCCTCACGGACCAGGTGGACCTGATCATGGGCACCTTTTCCAAGTCCCTGGCGGCCATCGGCGGCTTCATCGCCGGCAGCGCGAAGGCGATCAACTACCTCCAGCACGTGGCCCGGCCCTACATGTTCTCGGCCTCGGCCTCCCCGGCCAGCGTGGCCGCGGTGCTGGGCGCCCTGGAAGTCATGGAATCCGAACCCGAGCGGATCGCCCGGCTCTGGGAGAACGCGCGGTTCCTCAAGAAGGGCTTCGACGAGATCGGCTTCGACACGGGCAAGAGCGAAACCCCCGTCATCCCCATCATGGTGGGCGAGTTCGACACCTGCATGAAGATGTGGCTCTACCTGAAGGAGGCGGGGATCTTCGTGAACCCCGTGGTGCCCCCCGGGGTGCCTCCGGGCCGCAGCCTCATCCGCATCTCGGTCACCGCGGGCCACACCCGGGAGCAGCTGGAGTGGGCCCTCGACATCTTCCAGAAGGCCGGACGCCATTTCGGCCTCCTGGAGCAGGGGGCATGA
- the menC gene encoding o-succinylbenzoate synthase has product MSKNFHSPESEVLGTLDRIDFLVVSVPFVEPFGTSVASWAVKEALLLRLEQGGCVGWGECVADPDPYYDGETTTTARHLIRDFMLKELEPGRTLGEVLARFRKVRGNPMAKATVENALLDLFARRKGIPLHELLGYGARPIPSGISIGIQESTGALLAKVEEAVAQGYHRVKMKIMRGKDVEWVAAVRERFPDVALMADANGDYTLDDAAHLKRLDDFNLTMIEQPLGYHDIYQHSLLQPRLKTALCLDESIHSLDDAAAALGLGACRVINIKQGRVGGLLESIRIARHCEERGVPVWSGGMDETGLGRAVNIHLQTVDNFSIPGDTSETRRYFREDIADPPVVLGPGGFIAIPPGPGTGVTLDPARLDRYTLHRERIR; this is encoded by the coding sequence ATGAGCAAAAATTTTCATTCGCCCGAGAGCGAGGTCCTGGGAACCCTCGATCGCATCGACTTCCTGGTGGTGAGCGTCCCCTTCGTGGAGCCCTTCGGCACCAGCGTGGCCTCCTGGGCCGTGAAGGAGGCCCTCCTCCTGCGCCTCGAGCAGGGCGGCTGCGTGGGCTGGGGGGAGTGCGTGGCGGACCCCGACCCCTACTACGACGGGGAGACCACCACCACCGCCCGGCACCTCATCCGGGATTTCATGCTGAAGGAACTGGAACCCGGACGCACCCTGGGCGAGGTCCTGGCCCGCTTCCGGAAGGTGCGGGGCAACCCCATGGCCAAGGCCACGGTGGAGAACGCCCTCCTGGACCTCTTCGCCCGGCGGAAGGGCATCCCCCTCCACGAGCTGCTCGGGTACGGGGCCAGGCCCATCCCCTCGGGCATCAGCATCGGAATCCAGGAGAGCACCGGGGCCCTGCTGGCCAAGGTGGAGGAGGCCGTGGCCCAGGGCTACCACCGGGTGAAGATGAAGATCATGCGAGGCAAGGACGTGGAGTGGGTGGCGGCGGTGCGGGAGCGGTTCCCGGACGTGGCCCTCATGGCCGACGCCAACGGCGACTACACCCTGGACGACGCCGCGCACCTCAAGCGCCTGGACGATTTCAACCTCACCATGATCGAGCAGCCCCTGGGCTACCACGACATCTACCAGCACTCCCTCCTGCAGCCCCGGTTGAAGACGGCGCTCTGCCTGGACGAGTCCATCCACAGCCTGGACGACGCCGCCGCCGCCCTGGGCCTGGGGGCCTGCCGGGTCATCAACATCAAGCAGGGCAGGGTGGGCGGGCTCCTGGAGTCCATCCGCATCGCCAGGCACTGCGAGGAGCGGGGCGTCCCCGTGTGGTCCGGCGGCATGGACGAGACCGGCCTGGGCCGGGCCGTGAATATCCATCTGCAGACGGTGGACAACTTCTCCATTCCCGGGGACACCTCGGAGACCCGGCGCTACTTCCGGGAGGACATCGCGGATCCGCCGGTGGTCCTGGGACCCGGTGGATTCATCGCCATCCCCCCGGGCCCCGGCACGGGCGTGACCCTGGACCCGGCCCGGCTGGACCGCTACACCCTGCACCGGGAGCGGATCCGCTAA